The genomic segment AGCCTCTGTACTTTCCGAGGCACCATCCCAGTTGTAATTATGTGCTCGCTGTGCCAGCCTGGAGctcctgggcagggtggctggaAGACTCTTTCTGCCCACGCACCCCCAGCACTGGGCACGGAGTGAGGGACCGGCACTGCTGCCTGGCCCCTGAGCCTTTCCCAGGGCTCTGGTCCTCGCTGTTGGCCTCTGGACCTTAGGGCTTTGCTCACCTGCACCCCTTGACAAGGACATAAGGCAAAGAGATGGTGACTCTTTGGCCACAATCCTGCCTCTGGCAAGGGGTCCAGGAGGTTTTTGCCCAGCTCAGCCTTGCTGGCACCTCACCTGTCTGCACTCTCGTCTGCCCAGGTAGGTTTGCTCCTCTCCTGGCCCTGCAAGTGTCTCTAGCTGCACAAATATTGATTTTACAAACCCTCTGATCATAGCCCAACCCACACCTTGAGGTGGGATTTGGAGTCACCCTGACCTAGAGGGCCCAGAGTTCATGTCCTGACACCTGCCTTGCAGGGACATGTGCCATCTCTgctgcccagccctgcagcaCGCTAAGTATTCCTGCGGACTCTGGCCTGGGCATGCAGTCTCCTGTGCTCACCTGAATCTCTACCTCCTGTCCCTACTCTCCACCTCCAGCCATTGCCCAAACTGTCCTTCAATCACCACAAACTGTTGCAGCAGAGACCATTCATTCAGCACACACCCCTGGAACATTTGTTGTCACCCAGTCACGGCGCTAGGCTTTCTATCCATCACTCTTTGTTCAATCAGCAGACATTCACTGAGTGTCGGCTGTGTGCTGGGCATTGGTCTAAGGCGATGGGCGCAGAGCAGTGCAGCAAACAGCATCCTGCCTTTGTGGCGTTCACATCTCATGGGGCAACAGGACTCAGAAATTAGGGCGGGCGTGGGGATGGTCGGGTGCCTCTGAGCTCACGTGGCCTGGGAGTGTTTCCCCAGGAGCCGACCTCACTAGGTGGGGGAGTGAGTCACACTTCTTTCTGGGGAAGAGCATTGCAGGCAGGGGGAACAGCAAGTGTACAGGCCCTGCGGCAGGCTAAAGACCATTCTTGGAGAAACAACTTTCAGGTCCAGGAGAACTGATTGTGGGCCTCGGCCTGTGAGGCTCCCCTTTCTGACTCAGTAAGAGTGTGGGGGGTCTGTGTGCAGAACCTGCCTGCAGGAGACACAGCTGCCTTGACAGCAGTCAGCCTGGGGCAGACCCGAGGGAgatgttaattttcatttttggtcCTAGAgcatcatttgcatttttaaaaaacacgtgcatgtattacttttagaCTTAATAAAATTAGTTTCTAAAAGAAAGTTTTGTCTCAAAGTGGCAGAAGCTACCCTTTCAGATTTTTCACaagcaagatattttaaaacttgataGTTAAAATAAGAATGTAGGTGAGGGGCAATGGGAAGGTGGGGGGTGTGAAGGAGGGAGCCCCACGGGTGCGCCGCTCCTGCTCAGGCACCGGTCCCGCCGGCAGCTCTCCCCGCACCCCCAGCCCCGGTCTGGCCTCCTCACTGCGCCCTGGGCAAGTGCAAACACGGCTGCATGGACAGAACCCGGCCTCCCTTCGGGCGCCCCCGCTGCCCAGGGCTGCGGGCAGGCAGAAGGGTGGGTTAGGACTGAAGTCAACTAGGTCGATCGGAGAACCCCTGCGGGGAGCCCCGGGTGGCCTTTCCTCCCCTAGCGCAACGGTCGGGCTCCCCTGTCCTCTCCGGAGGTCGTGACTCCCTCCGGGCGGGACACGGAGTGGACCCGGGACGGGGGCGGACAGGCGGGGATGGGACTCGGCCAGGGCTGGGCTCCGGGACTGGACAGGGCTTTCGGGCCTGGGGCGGAGACggggcccagagcagggcaggaATGAGGACGCGAGCCAGAGGGACCCGGCCAGGGGCAGAGGCTCGGAGTGGGCTCGGCGGACGCAGAGGGGCAGGCACAGGCCGAGAGAGGGGGCGGGGTCAGGGCCCAGCTCTGGGACAGGACCGAGCCTGCAGGGTGGCGGGGATGGGGCGGGGCGACAGAGCACCGGGGCGGAGTCGGGGTCCCGCAGCAAGGGTATGGGCAAGGCCCGGGGCACGGTGGAGGCGGGATGTCCTGGGCCCGCCCCTCCGGGGTCAGCACCGCCCGCCGGTCCCGTGACACTGGTCGGAGCGTGCGAGTCACGAGTGCCAGCTCGGCGGCCCGCGGCGGTAGCGGCGGCATGGCCTCGGAGCGGCAAGTGCGCGCCGGGCTGCGGCGCGCCGGCCAGGAGCACCTCCTGCGCTTCTGGGCCGAGCTGGCGCCCGGGGCGCGCGCCGCGCTGCTGGCCGAGCTGGCGCAGCTGGAGCCCGAGGGGCTGCGCGAGCACTGCCGGCAAGCGGCGGCGGCCTGCGCGCTCCCCGCCGGGCGGCCGTCCGACCTGGCGGCGCGCCTGCGGCCTCTGCCCCCGGAGCGCATGGGTAGCGTGAGCCGCAGCGACCCAGAGACGCGGCGGCGCTGGGAGGAGGAAGGTAGGCGCGGCGGGGAGCCGGGCGCTCGGAGGAACTAGTTTGCCTGGCCACTTTGAGAAGTCTTCTGCCGCCTTACGCGTGCGAAGTCTCAGAGCCCAGGCCCAGGTCTGGCTGGCCCCAGAGTGAAAGGGTGGCTGTATGGCAGGTCCCAGGCGTCCCCTCACGGCGCCCCTCACCCCCAGGCTTCCGCCAGATTGCCCTGAACAAGGTGGCCGTCCTGCTGCTGGCCGGCGGGCAGGGTACTCGCCTGGGTGTGGCCTACCCCAAGGGCATGTATCGTGTGGGGCTGCCCAGCGGGAAGACGCTGTACCAGCTGCAGGCGGAACGGATTCGGCGGGTGGAGCGGCTGGCTGGTGAGCGCCGCGGGACCCGCTGCACCGTGCCCTGGTGTGTCCTCCCCGTCCTGCCTCGGCCCCAGAGTGGCCCCCTCCCATAGCCCCAGCCCTatctccccaaccccagcacaGTCCTGGACCTTCCAGCCTGAGGCCTGACCCCGCCCCCATCCCCAGTCGTAGCCCCTCTGCCGGGAGGGCCGGGCCAGCCTGGAGGCGGCTCACCCTGCCTCCTCTGCAGGTACATCATGACCAGTGAATTTACGCTGGGGCCCACTGCTGAGTTCTTCAAGGAGCACGACTTCTTCCACCTGGACCCTGCCAACGTGGTCATGTTTGAGCAGCGAATGCTGCCTGCCGTGACCTTTGATGGCAAGGCCATCCTGGAGCGGAAAGACAAAGTTGCCATGGCCCCAGGTATGGCCCACCCCTGCGAGGGGAGGGACAGCCCAACCTACAGCTGGAGTGCAGCTGGGGGTCCAGATGTCTGGGTTCCAGGCTGCCAGGAGGCTGTGTGGTCCTAGGCCAGTTGCCACCTCTCTCTGGGCCCTGATTCCCATGTGTGGCGTGGTACACCCGCAGGACTATTTGGATATTGACCCAGAGCCCGCCTCCATCGTGGCTTGGACTAGCTGGGGAGGCCTGGGTGGAGCCCTCGGCAGGGCCGGTTCTTTTCCCCCGTAGACGGCAATGGCGGCTTGTACTGCGCGCTGGCGGACCACCAGATCCTGGAGGACATGGAGCGCCGGGGCGTGGAGTTCGTGCACGTGTACTGCGTGGACAACATACTGGTGCGGCTGGCGGACCCGGCCTTCATAGGCTTCTGTGTGCTACGCGGGGCGGACTGTGGCGCCAAGGTGAGCGCGCAGCCCCGCCGGCCTCGGCCCCGCCCCTCCACCCAGcgtggccccgcccccgccggacttggccccgcccctcccccagcctggtcACGCCCAGCTCCCCGAGCCCATCCCTGGTCGCTGCCGCAGGTGGTGGAAAAGGCATACCCCGAGGAACCTGTGGGCGTGGTGTGCCAGGTGGACGGCGTCCCCCAGGTGGTAGAGTACAGCGAGATCAGCCCTGAGACCGCGCGGCTGCGAGCCCCCGACGGGGGCCTGCTCTACAACGCAGGCAACATCTGCAACCACTTCTTCACCCGAGGCTTCCTCCAGATGGTCACCAGGTGTGGGGCAGCAAGTGGCCTGCGCCAGCCAGAGACCCGCAGGGCCAGAGTGGGCTGAGGGCCCTGGGCCACTACAGCAACCGGAGTCTGGCCTGAGCTGGCTGGGCCGTGGTCAGGAGCAGCGGACGGGTTGGGACGCGGAACGGTTCTTGCATTTAAACAAACAGAGGCTCTGGAGATCCGACATGAGCGGTGCTCTCCCGGCAGCTGCTGTGAGGCCCTGTGGTCAagtctcccttctcctcctgtgCAGCTGTCCCGTTGCCCCATGGCTTGCCAGCTTCTGTCCGCCTGGGCAGGACGTGGCTGATGGTGCCTGGCCCTCGGCATTGGGGTGCAGGGAGAGACCTGTGCCCTCCCTGGAGGTCCCGCTCGGCTTCCGCTGCTTCTGTTCCCTGTGTGTCCGTCTGCCGGCCTGTCGCCCCAGACAGGTGTGCCCAGAGATGGGGACAAGGCTCCCAGAGATGTGCTGTCTGAAGGGTACCTCTCCTTCCCTgtgccctcctgcccccagggagTGTGAGCCCTTGCTGAAGCCACACGTGGCTGTGAAGAAGGTCCCGTACGTGGATGAGGAGGGAAATCTGGTGAAGCCGCTAAAACCGAATGGGATAAAGATGGAGAAATTTGTGTTCGATGTGTTCCAGTTTGCTAAGTGAGTGTCGGACaccttttactttttcctctcctcctcctgtgtTGGTGGTGGGTTCCGAGGCCCAGCCAGGCAGGGCagtggaggctgagagaggagtcTGGGCACAGCAGGCAGGTCTTGCAGAAGGCCAGGGTGCTCTTGCCCCTGAGGGGAAGCGGCCCCAGGGGTGGGAGCACAAGGAGCATCAGGGGCAGTGGACGTCCTTGTGGGGGGACACTGGCCCCACCTCCTGGGCCCTCCATTGCCCCTCACCCAGGGTGAGGGGGTGTTTCCAGGCTGGGTTGCTGGGGCGGCTCCTGGGGCATGTGGTTCTGATTCTGGGGCCCCAGGGTCTGGGCATTTGGCTGCTAGGAATGGAAGACTAGACTTGGGCCATCTCCACAGTCTCAGGCACAAAGAGCCACTCGGTGCCTGTGGggctcctccctgggcctgctgctCATGGGAACAGACCCTCACTTAGTCACTGTAAACCCACCCAGCCCTCACCTGCCCAGATCAGGGCCTCTGAGCTGGGACACGCGGTGACCAGCCCTTTTCCCTGCCAGAAACTTCGTTGCCTTTGAAGTGCTACGGGAAGAGGAGTTTTCCCCGCTGAAGAACGCTGACCCTGCTGACAGGGATAGCCCCTGCACCGCCCGGCGGGCCCTGCTCGCCCAGCACTACCGGTGGGCTCTGCAGGCGGGGGCCCGCTTCCTGGACGCACATGGGACGCGGCTCCCCGAGCTGCCCAGGTGAGTGTGGGCCCGGAGGTGCAGCCACAGGGAAGGGCTGCGAGTTGTCAGGGGCCCAATCCTCAGCCCCAGGGccctcctggctctgctgctgtaCAAGCTGAGGAGGGGCTTCTGTCCTGGCACTACACCAGGTCCAAGTGGCCATGTGCCCAGCCAGCTCCAGGTTGCATGGTGACCCCTCAAGTTCTGCTCAGGGATCCAGGGGTAGCCACGGGGCTGAGCCGTCCCTAACTTATTTATGAGCTTTGGAACCAAGCCCCAGGCATGGCTTTCAGAAGACAGCAGGGCACATTGGCTCTCAGGGctgggaaagaaaaggatgtttgGTTTCCTTCTCCCTGAGTGTCTGCCACTGCTGCCACCAACACCTGCCTGGGCTCTGTGTGGGGTGCCGGGGGAGGGGTACCTTCTAGTCCACATCAGGGCCTGTCACAGGAGGATGTTTGCGGTGAACAGAGACAGAGCAGCTCTCTGAGAAGGGGCTACTGAGCCCCCTTCTGTTTGGGGTGGTGCTGGGGAGGACCGGGGCGGGCGCCTGGGAGGTGGATGCTGACACCGGACTCCCCTCAGCCCGCCCCTGCAGGGAGACCCTCCGGCCGTCTGTGAGATATCACCCTTAGTGTCTTACTCTGGAGAGGTGAGAGTCCCCCATCCCCATCTGGGGCTTTCTGGAGTCGGGCTTGTGTGAATCCGAGGAGTACTGTCTGGGGAGAGGTTGGTGCTTGAGTGGAGAAGGCACAGCTCTGCCTCAGTTTGTCCACAGGGCAGATGGGTCCTTAAGTTTCAGAGAACGTTGCAGGTatggggtggagtggggtgtCCTGAGGCCTTTGCAGGTCCTGGGAGGGGCGGATGTGGGACAACCCAGGCCTGAGCCCAGTGGTGGGCCAGTCAGGCTTTTGTGGGAGCCTTGCTGAGAGAGAGACGTAGCCCTTTGCTGCCATCTGACTGGGGGTGGCCCTGTCCCCTGCTCCCCCTGGTTAGGTCAGGCCTGCAGGCCTGAGCTTATCAGAAGGGTCTCATGCTGGCCTGGGGTCTTGGTGGGGTCTTAGGTGGCCCTGGAGTGGCATCTGGTCCTGGCCTCTGGAAACCTCCCTGACTCCTGGCAGACCTGGGATCCTGCCTGGGGGATGTGGCCACTTGGTTGTTGTGATCTGCCTGTCTCTAGGGTTTGGAAGTGTACCTgcaaggccaggagttccagtccCCGCTCGTCCTGGATGAGGACCAGGCCAGGGTGCTTCAGCCACCAGAGTCCTGACACACTCCCACACGGCCAGCCCCGGCCTGGGGCTCCAGGCACGAAAGCAGGCTGCTTTGCACTTCCAGCCTGCAGGACACAGAAACATGCTGGTTTACTCCCCAAGGGTGGGGCCTGTCCTGTCACCCCTGGACATTAGTGACTGCAGCCTGCTGTGGAGTCCAGCCAACAAGCAGAGGGACTCGGGACCTTGGAGAATGGGGTGAAAGGAGGCTTCTGGTGGGGCCCAATGGAGGTGGGGTATCAGCTGGGGAGAGCAGGCAGGATGTCCCTTGGGAAGCCAGCCCTGGCCACCATATTCTTGGCCAAGGGAGAGAAGGTGCTAGCCACGGCCAAGATGCCCTTCTGCTCGCTACAGAGGAGAAAGTGGAACGAGGTGGACAGGTTCCATTCCCTCACAGGGCATGTTCCAAGGGGCTACCCTTTCCCTGGCAGCTGAACCAGTAACTGGGGCGAGGCTGGGATGTCACAGCCTGGTGCCCCCATAGAAGGGGCCCAACTGTCCACGATAGAAGTGGCTCTGGGAGAAACTTGGCCGGGACACTGAAACGAAGCCAGCACCCCATGCCTCCTGTTTCTTCCCCAagcctcagcctctcagccaCACCCACGTGGGCTTCAGGCTGTAGACTTATACCTGCTTCTCCCAAGGCCAGTGGGACCTATACCGGTGGCCTCCTGTGATGGCTGCTGCCTAATCTGGGACTTATCAGGAGCACCACCCCTCACCCTGCCTGCCTAAGTGTCTTACAGATCTTGGTGCTCAGGCCCCTCCCAAGTTCCTGGGATGGGGAGGCAGCCTCCGTATTTGGTGCCCTGGCCCCTTTCTCGCAGCCCTGCACTGCGGATGAGGCTGGGGGAAACCAGCTGGCCTGGGTCTCTTCCCACGGTGCCGCTGCTCCAGGGTGCAGTGCCTTCGTTGATTTGCACCTGCGTTCTCATCCGGGAAAGGACAGCAGCACCTACGTCTCCCCGCTCATGTGAAGAGAGCTATGAAAACGGGCCTGCTGCTGAATTCTCACCTGTCCCAACCCCTGCAGCCCACAGCCGCAAATGGGGACCCTACACTCATCCCTGTTGTTTCCCCGGAGGAGGGGTGTTATCTGGCAGGGTGGGTTCAGGTGCAGCTGATTTGTCCAGTGGCATAGAGTGGACAAGGGCTGCGTCTCACTTCATCCTCACAGCAGGGGCAGGTCCACGCCTTGCTATTCTTAGAACCAAAACTCACAGGACTTCTGCCTCCACCCAGGCACTGCCAGTCACATTGTTGCAAAGCTCAGAAGCAAACCACTTACCTTAGGACTCTTGCTAGCTGCTACCCAGACAAGCAGAAGTCCTGGGGCAGAAGCGGGTCAGCCGTGGGTGAGACAGGGCACAGCTGCCCTTCATGGCCAGGGCTGCAAGACTTATGCAGCCTCCTTTCTACATAAGTACAGTTAGTAGGGAAATTCTTGACacaacttattttaaaacaacattttcaaataattatgcCATCATGTAGAGTTGCAAAAAAGCTCACAGAGGTCCCAACTACACTTCTTTCGCTTTCCCCCAGAGGATGCACCTTCATTGCATGATTATAGGGCGATATGAACCCCAGGAATGTGACACTGGCACATTCCAAGTTGTCACACGTGTAGATTAGCCCACCCACCACGACAACCCAGATGCACAACCATTCGGTCACCACAAAGACCTCCCTCATGATACCCCTTCCTAAGTCCACGCCCCAGCCCACCATCCCTAACCCCAGGCTACCGCTAATGAGACAACTGAGTTTGGAAAGATGGCTGATATCTTGATGTCCTGTGGATGGGACATTTCCAATAAACAAGGTGCTTACGGGAAATGCACGTGCAGTTTTTGATCAGCACATGGGTGGTGGGAACAGGGACCAGGTGTTCACAGCTGTGTCCCAGGCCTGGAGCTCCCTGGGGGCTCCTCTGGGAACAGGAGATCACACGAGGGCTGACACTACTCTGGGGTGCCCAGGAATCCTCTGTGCTCCCGTCCAGCTTACACCACGGTCTCAGAAGGGCCTCAGAAGAAGCAGGGGGTCCGAAAACTTGGGGCGCTCTGCAGGGGTGGGCTCCTGCACTCCCAGCCCTGGCAGCCTGGTGACTCACCCTCCTGCACTTGCATCCTGGGCAGGGACGCAAGCTGAGGGCACTGCTGGCACTGACGGCAGAGCTGCGTGTGGAGTCAACCTGGGAAGAAACTCAGAGACAGGCTCTCGGTGATAAATGATTTTATTCGGGAAGAACTGGGAACTGCAATTCAGGGTATGCAAACCACGGCAGGCCACGGGCATTGTGGGGCGAGGTGGTGGGGAAAAGGGAATCTTAGGGCAAGAAGTCCACGTCAGCTGTTTTGAAACCAAAGGTTACAAAGACCAAAGGTCACAGGGTTTTGTTACAGGAGTTGGCATTAGCTCATTGGCTGAGACATCCTTCGCTTGGCGAGTGTCCCCGTGCAAGCGGTGAATCTGGGACACTGACATCTTGAGGAAGTTCTTGTGATAAGTGCCGCTACTAGTCTACACGTAGGCATGTCCCGTGACAAGTCTTTTTACAGGCATGTACTCGTGAGGGCTTCTTCGTGCCCCTCTCCGACTTCCTTTTGGTACCGGCAACCCCCACTGCGGGAAGAGACCCGCGGAGACCCCAGAGACGACCCGTAGGAGGGAgagggccggggcggggggccCTTCTGGAGCAGGTTCACACAGGCCGAGTGCTGGGCGGGAGGGGCGCTGACCGGGGGGCCCTCCGACGCCCACCAATGCCACGGCCGGCACCGCGGGAAGCCGTGGGCGGTCCGGCCTGGAGAGAACCCGGGAGGGCCGGGCTTGAGGTTCCACGGGAGCTCCCGGCAAACATGGCGGCGCCTCCCGGCCGCGTCCCCGGACCGAGCTCGCGGGGTGTGCGCGTCGCCCCGCGAGGGCGAGGGCAAAGCGGGTCCCACGCGACGACAGGAGACCGGAGGAGTCGCGTCCAGAGCCGGGGAGGGCGAAGGTTCGCGGAGCCCTAAGCAGAGACCACGCGCCCGACCGGAAACCGGGGCCGCGCTGTTGCTATGGCTACGGCTACGGTCTGAAGAGATGTGCGCAGGCGCGTTGGACGTGAGGTCAGGGCGCAGGCGCCATAAAATACAATCCGGCAAGCTGGAACACGCGGGGACGCGCGCTGGCGCAGTGGCGGAGGCGGAGGTGGAGACGGAAAGAACAGGAAGGACTCCGCGCACGCGCAGTGGCACAGCAGCGCGATCGGCGGGGTGTTGACGGCGCCGCAATGACTGACCGCGAGGGTCTGCGAGACGACGCGCTGGGCTCCTCTCAGAGTCGGACTTCCTGACGTCGCCAGTGGGCTGGGTCCCCTGGGCCGTCGCGGCCGCCGCCGCATGGGGACTTTTCATCTCGGTGACGCTGAGCCTGGGCGAGAGCTACAACAGCAAGAGCTGGCGGCCGCGCTCGTGCTGGAGGGTGAGGGTCCGGACGGCCGACCGAGGCCCGGGGCAGCCGCGCACACCGCCCTccgggcctgcccctccccacccggtCCCGCAGGAAGGAGCAGGTGTCACTCGGGGCCTGGGAAGCTGCGAGGCGGCTTGCTGCAGCCCTCTAAAGAGGCCGAGTTCTGCGGGATGGGGTCGGGGCAGGGGGCCCGAAGCCCCAGTTGTCTGGGCTTCGTCCCTGGTTCTGCGAGGTGCTGCCCCAGGCAGGTGCGTCTCCGAGCGGAAACCAAGGCCCCCCTTGGACAACCCTCGGTACAACGAGTAAGGGGCCGTGCTTGGCTAAGTACCGGTGTGTTCGTGCCGTTCTCGGGCCGAAGGGCATTGACACCGACCACATCCGGGCAGATGCAGGGGCTGCACCGGGGTCCGAGCCAAACACGGGGAATCTCGGGAGTCTTCCCCCCTGCTGACGAGATAGGACGGGAATGTTTCTGCATTTGTTCTCATTCTCGTCCCACCTGAGCCCGTGTCTCATGACATCTGTAGATTGTCCCAGCAGGGTCATCCCTGCCGAGAAGGAACTTCTGTCCGTTCAAAACAAGTGGGTCTGAACGCTGGATCTTTCTGAATTACTCATTGTCCTCACCGAATGTGTGACAGTTGGAGAGACTTCCAGTTGTGGATATTTCCCGTAAGAAATGTcattctctgtccctcccttaGAAATGGAAGCAACTGTCGAGATTACAGCGGAATGTGATTCTCTTCCTCTTGGCCTTTCTCATTCTCTGTGGACTCCTGTCCTCCAGCAGCTTGGCTGACCGGTGGAAAGGTATCAGAAAGACGTGTGCCTGAAGATGATGCTTGTGTTGAGGTTGAGTGGGCGGAAGCGACTTGCATTCTACCCTAAACAGTTCCGGGAGGCGCATATGGCAGCGAATTGGCAAGAAATGAAGGTaaagaaagaggcagagctgTATTTAACCACCTGGCTAGAACACAGATGTTAATTTGATGCTGTCCGACTGCTTTCTAGGTATCTAGTGTGAGTACTGGTATCTGCAGCTGCCTCTTCCACAGAGTAAATCAGGTCGTGAGCTCGAACGCTCAGGCTAAAACTTACCTGAGTAACTACACACATTTCCTAGTGCTCGCTACCGTGTtctggtgaggacgtggagacTCTTCTGAATTTTTCTAAGATTGCGTTTGGGGGGAAAGCTAACGAGCTGCTGCAGTTGCTCAGATAAGTTGGCTGTGTGCCGCCGAGCTGACCTTCTGGAATGGAAAGTGCTCAGGTGAAGCACTGGGTGTGTGCGGTAGGTGAGGACACAGACTGCCAAGTGCTTTGAAACGGATTTCATTCCCTGGGCCTTTGTTGAATTCATTCAGTGACTTGTCTGTTGCGTTGTGACATGTTTGAGATAAAGTAGATTCTCTTGTTCAGCTCTGAGCGTCCGGCCGGCAGAAGAGCAGAAGGGGAGGCCAGAAATGCCCGGGCTGAAGCCAGCAAAGCCACCCATCTTACCGGCTCCCCAGAAGGCAGCTGCCGACCCAGAACACTTCGCAGAGATTTTACCTCAGGTACTTTTAGTAAACCACCCGTGGAATTATACCAGGGCCCGTTCCAGAAGCTTCTCAAACTAGTAAACGAGGTTCCAAACAGACTGAGAGTTGTTTTCCCTGCCATTTGTGCCACGCTTCCCCCTCTCGCTCACTCATTCTGGGCTGGCTGGACGACACCTGGGGAAAGAAAGGCACATTCTTCCCTTCGTTCTCTCTGAACAGCGACCGTGGGCCGGttcctgtgttaggtgctggCTTCACAGTGATGGATAAAACAGACCTGTCCCTTCTGCACAGTGGCCACAAGCTGGTGGGAGAGGCTGGTGAGAAGCCAGCACCAAACAGGAGGAGGCAGGTAGCACGTGGCGTGTGCCCTGTGTGGAGACAACAGGACTAGGGGACGAATGGGGGGGCGGAGGCAGGGGGTGTCCTGAGGGCCCGGGGCAGCCTCTCTGGGCAGGTGGCACCGAGGTCCAGATCGGAACTGAAGGCCGAGATGCCGCtggccctgggcagggtggggagagccGGGCTTGAGCCTGAGGCAGGGAGGACCCGGGCATGTTCCAGGGAAATGAAATTccccgggggctggggagggggcttggGTCAGACCAGCTGGTCCCTCGGGTCCTCGAGGGGCGTGGGCAGCCCTGGAGGTGTCAGTGGACGGGACGTCTGAGGTGTTCCCTGTGGAAACTGCTCTGGCCGCTGGGTGGAGACGTGGAGGGCAGGAGGCGGGAAGATCAGAGCGGCCTGGCTGTTGGGGGGGCCGTGTGGTTGGAGGAGGGCTGCACAGGACTGGGcagtgcgtgtgcgtgtgcgtgtgtgcgtgtgcgcgcgcgcatgtgGTCGGGGGCAGGGTCCCCCGGGAGGAGTGTCCAGTGACGGCCGAGCGGGAACCAgtctggggacactgaggcactcTGTTTTAGAGCTGCCCAGTTTGAAGTGCCTGGGAGGCGGTGTGGAGCCGTCAGTGGGCCGATGGTGTCGGGACCAGACCCTTGGGCGGGCAGACAGGTCTTGGGAGTCCCCGGGTCCCCAGGGGCGTGTTGTCTGGAAAGGTGGAAGAAGGGGCCAGGCCTGGTCCTGCGGGGGCAGAGGCCGGGGGCAGTGGAGACTGGAGCCGGGTGTGGAGGCAGCGGGAGGACCCAGGAAGCACCTGTCAGAGCTGGCTCTGGAAGCAGAGGGTCGGTGACCCGGGTGCCGCTGAGAACTAGATGCAGAGTGATTGaattaaaaggatggaaaaagatgctCCATGCAAATAGTATCCAAAAGAGAGTTGCGGTGGCTATACCAATATTAGgcaaaatatactttaagtcaaaaactgttacAAGAGATAAGGGTACTATGTATTATTTAAAGAGTTACTTCATGAAGAAGATTTAAGAATTATACATGCACAAACAACAGAGCCCCAAAAATATACGAAGCAAACATTGGCAGAATTAAAGAGAGAACTAGAAGGTTCTATAATAATATATGGAGATCTCAGTCAACCGATTTCAATAATGGATAGGATATGTAGACAGAGGATTAGTAAGGAAATGGGGGCTTGAACACTGTAATTAGCTGGACCTCACAGGTGTGcatagaacattccacccaacagcaGACCACATGTTCTtgtcaagtgcacatggaacattctctatgATAGAGATATGTTAGGTCACATGTTGGTTAGAAAACACAGTTTAATGTATTTTCAGAGCctgaaataatacaaagtatattttagcCACAATGCAGTGAAGCTAGAGTTCGGTAACACGGAGAACTAGAAcattta from the Eulemur rufifrons isolate Redbay chromosome 7, OSU_ERuf_1, whole genome shotgun sequence genome contains:
- the UAP1L1 gene encoding UDP-N-acetylhexosamine pyrophosphorylase-like protein 1: MASERQVRAGLRRAGQEHLLRFWAELAPGARAALLAELAQLEPEGLREHCRQAAAACALPAGRPSDLAARLRPLPPERMGSVSRSDPETRRRWEEEGFRQIALNKVAVLLLAGGQGTRLGVAYPKGMYRVGLPSGKTLYQLQAERIRRVERLAGERRGTRCTVPWYIMTSEFTLGPTAEFFKEHDFFHLDPANVVMFEQRMLPAVTFDGKAILERKDKVAMAPDGNGGLYCALADHQILEDMERRGVEFVHVYCVDNILVRLADPAFIGFCVLRGADCGAKVVEKAYPEEPVGVVCQVDGVPQVVEYSEISPETARLRAPDGGLLYNAGNICNHFFTRGFLQMVTRECEPLLKPHVAVKKVPYVDEEGNLVKPLKPNGIKMEKFVFDVFQFAKNFVAFEVLREEEFSPLKNADPADRDSPCTARRALLAQHYRWALQAGARFLDAHGTRLPELPSPPLQGDPPAVCEISPLVSYSGEGLEVYLQGQEFQSPLVLDEDQARVLQPPES